A window of the Raphanus sativus cultivar WK10039 unplaced genomic scaffold, ASM80110v3 Scaffold4698, whole genome shotgun sequence genome harbors these coding sequences:
- the LOC130507524 gene encoding uncharacterized protein LOC130507524, translated as MSPGQSKLPSDSIKVVPGRSKLRVESSNPVARGNPVPRPSKVKPIAPEEAIKLHSGVSQVRFPPPPSESSRPYKYSRPSFESRLKPVPATFGSQRRQPSRATFESSRREPVPPPFESSRPKPVPATFESQRPKPARATFEAPRNVPARPNFKPPRPVPPRQTSKPPEPVPARPAPCLRKEIVCGLRAASSMDTTTVRKRSNPRSLHQPREVELPPSPSALQIPSRVELPPSPSSLQIPSRVQRRATTDAMTHTIEETVVEVSDKAKDHGSKETCRSTSEERISELLLYRPALLPTW; from the exons ATGAGTCCTGGTCAAAGCAAACTGCCGTCAGATTCGATCAAAGTAGTCCCTGGAAGAAGTAAACTGCGGGTTGAATCTTCAAACCCAGTTGCTAGAGGGAATCCAGTACCTAGACCTTCCAAGGTGAAGCCCATCGCACCAGAGGAAGCTATAAAACTACATTCTGGTGTCAGTCAAGTGCGGTTTCCTCCTCCACCTTCTGAATCATCAAGACCTTATAAGTATTCTCGTCCAAGTTTTGAATCAAGACTTAAGCCTGTTCCTGCAACTTTTGGATCACAAAGACGTCAGCCTTCTCGTGCAACTTTCGAATCATCAAGACGTGAGCCTGTTCCTCCACCTTTCGAATCATCAAGACCTAAGCCTGTTCCTGCAACTTTTGAATCACAAAGACCTAAGCCTGCTCGTGCTACTTTTGAAGCACCAAGAAATGTCCCGGCTCGTCCAAATTTTAAACCACCAAGACCTGTCCCACCTCGTCAAACTTCTAAACCACCAGAACCTGTCCCGGCTCGTCCTGCACCATGTCTCAGAAAAGAAATTGTTTGTGGTCTTCGAGCTGCTTCGAGTATGGATACAACAACAGTGAGAAAGAGATCCAATCCAAGAAGTCTCCATCAACCTAGGGAGGTTGAGCTTCCTCCTAGTCCAAGTGCTTTGCAGATTCCTTCAAGAGTGGAGCTTCCTCCTAGTCCAAGTTCTTTGCAGATTCCTTCAAGAGTTCAAAGACGAGCTACTACTGATGCAATGACGCATACAATAGAAG AGACAGTTGTGGAAGTAAGTGACAAAGCCAAAGATCATGGTTCCAAGGAGACATGTCGATCAACTTCTGAAGAAAGGATTTCAGAGCTACTTCTGTATCGACCAGCTTTGCTCCCTACTTGGAA